DNA sequence from the Acidobacteriota bacterium genome:
ACCGGCAGCGACCGCTTCGTGCGGCCGTCGATGGGCTCGTGGATCGCCTACGGCCTCGGCACCGAGAACGAGAACCTGCCCGGCTTCATCACGATCTGCCCGTCGTACCAGCACGGTGGCGTCCAGAACTACTCGTCGGCCTTCCTTCCCGCCGCCTACAACGGCACCGCGATCGGCACGACCCGGATGAAGACCGAGGACGCGACGATCGACTTCCTCGACAACGAGTCCGTGTCGCCGGAGGTGCAGCGGAGCGAACTCGACCTCTTGCAGCGCTGGCAGCGCCGCCAGCTCGAAGCGACCGGCCCCGACCAGGCGCTCGAGGGACGCATCGAGTCCTTCGAACTCGCCTTCCGCATGCAGACGGAGGCGCCCGAGCTGATGAGCATCGAGGGCGAGTCCGAGGCGACCCGTCGGCTCTACGGGCTCGACGACCCGGTGGCCCGCAACTTCGGGCTCCGCTGCCTGCTGGCCCGGCGCTTCTCGGAATCGGGGGTGCGCTTCGTGCAGGCGACCCACGGCCCGGACACGAAGTGGGACCACCACTCGGGCCTGATCACCGGCCTGCCGCAGAGCTGCGCCGAGGTCGACCGCCCGGTGGCCGGCCTGATCAAGGACCTCAAGTCACGTGGACTGCTGGACGAGACCCTGGTGCTCTGGGGGGGCGAGTTCGGGCGCACCCCCGGCGCCGAAGCCGGCGCCCGCAACGGCCGCGACCACAACCCCCACGGCTACACGATGTTCATGGCCGGCGGCGGCGTGAAACCCGGCCACAGCCACGGCCGCACCGACGACTACGGCTACTACGCGATCGAGGACAAGGTCCACATCCACGACTTGCACGCCACGATCCTGCACCTGCTCGGCC
Encoded proteins:
- a CDS encoding DUF1501 domain-containing protein; its protein translation is MRYPHYQPPPLTRRQMLKTCGCGFGGLALSSLLQRDLLAATSTNPLAPRVPHFAPKAKRIIFLHMHGGPSQHDLFEYKPLLIRDDNKPLPFAKPRVQFAETGNLFKSPWEFKQHGQSGAWVSELLPNIASVVDDLCFIRSMWGTNAAHGGAILAMNTGSDRFVRPSMGSWIAYGLGTENENLPGFITICPSYQHGGVQNYSSAFLPAAYNGTAIGTTRMKTEDATIDFLDNESVSPEVQRSELDLLQRWQRRQLEATGPDQALEGRIESFELAFRMQTEAPELMSIEGESEATRRLYGLDDPVARNFGLRCLLARRFSESGVRFVQATHGPDTKWDHHSGLITGLPQSCAEVDRPVAGLIKDLKSRGLLDETLVLWGGEFGRTPGAEAGARNGRDHNPHGYTMFMAGGGVKPGHSHGRTDDYGYYAIEDKVHIHDLHATILHLLGLDHEQLTYRSQGRDFRLTDVEGIVVDDIIV